One genomic region from Cellulomonas hominis encodes:
- a CDS encoding amidohydrolase yields MAHDAPAAAPAAAPDATRALRVLDAADPRDAHWRDLYRDLHAHPELSGREHRTAAALAAELRASGLEVTEGVGGTGVVGLLRNGDGPVVMLRADMDGLPVHEETGLPYASRHTDVNPAGETVFTMHACGHDMHVTALAAAVDALAGARDAWRGTLLVVGQPAEETAAGARAMLEDGLFTRFPKPDVALGQHVGPLPAGVANHSRELLMAAACTLDVTIHGRGGHGSRPHVTVDPVLTAAYAVTRLQAIVSRETSPEDPVVVTVGTFHAGTKSNIIPDTATFTVNLRARSDASMERAVAAVRRVVEAESAAAGCPQPPTIGMRENPPATVNTAAVVDRVMAAQRAVMPEGAVRLAEPLMGSEDFSEYGLPKGRYDGDPVPYAFWFWGGMDPALFPEGYAAGFSPAVPGNHTAQFAPLDEPTIAAGRRLLVAAALEFLA; encoded by the coding sequence ATGGCCCACGACGCACCCGCCGCCGCACCCGCCGCCGCACCCGACGCGACCCGCGCGCTGCGCGTGCTCGACGCCGCCGACCCGCGCGACGCCCACTGGCGGGACCTGTACCGCGACCTGCACGCGCACCCCGAGCTGTCCGGCCGGGAGCACCGCACGGCCGCCGCGCTCGCGGCGGAGCTGCGCGCGTCCGGGCTCGAGGTCACCGAGGGCGTCGGCGGCACGGGCGTGGTCGGGCTCCTGCGCAACGGGGACGGCCCGGTCGTCATGCTGCGCGCCGACATGGACGGGCTGCCGGTGCACGAGGAGACCGGCCTGCCGTACGCGAGCCGGCACACCGACGTGAACCCGGCGGGGGAGACCGTCTTCACGATGCACGCCTGCGGGCACGACATGCACGTGACGGCGCTCGCGGCGGCCGTCGACGCGCTGGCCGGCGCCCGGGACGCCTGGCGCGGCACCCTGCTCGTGGTCGGCCAGCCCGCCGAGGAGACCGCGGCGGGTGCGCGGGCGATGCTCGAGGACGGTCTGTTCACGCGGTTCCCGAAGCCCGACGTCGCGCTCGGCCAGCACGTCGGGCCGCTGCCGGCCGGGGTCGCGAACCACTCCCGGGAGCTGCTCATGGCGGCCGCCTGCACCCTCGACGTGACGATCCACGGGCGAGGTGGCCACGGCTCCCGTCCGCACGTGACGGTGGACCCGGTCCTGACCGCGGCCTACGCCGTCACCCGGCTGCAGGCCATCGTGTCCCGGGAGACCTCCCCGGAGGACCCGGTCGTGGTCACGGTCGGCACGTTCCACGCCGGCACGAAGTCGAACATCATCCCGGACACCGCGACGTTCACGGTGAACCTGCGCGCCCGGTCCGACGCGTCGATGGAGCGCGCGGTGGCCGCCGTCCGCCGGGTCGTCGAGGCCGAGTCCGCCGCCGCGGGCTGCCCGCAGCCGCCGACGATCGGGATGCGGGAGAACCCGCCGGCGACGGTGAACACCGCCGCCGTGGTCGACCGGGTCATGGCGGCGCAGCGCGCGGTCATGCCCGAGGGCGCCGTCCGCCTGGCCGAGCCGCTCATGGGCTCGGAGGACTTCTCCGAGTACGGGCTGCCGAAGGGCCGGTACGACGGCGACCCCGTGCCGTACGCGTTCTGGTTCTGGGGCGGCATGGACCCCGCGCTGTTCCCCGAGGGCTACGCGGCCGGGTTCTCGCCCGCCGTGCCCGGGAACCACACCGCGCAGTTCGCCCCGCTGGACGAGCCGACCATCGCCGCGGGCCGCCGCCTGCTGGTGGCCGCCGCGCTCGAGTTCCTCGCCTGA
- a CDS encoding MFS transporter: MTTRTVADPPRLHRDRFTLTLYGGFVMWGWLLYSFNPSVPLLARELGVSNAQAGLHGTAMAVGAILAAAVTPRVVRRLGRRAAVVGAGAVLAVGTALLTTGTALGVTLGGVVVIALGGNVMISAAQAALADHHGPAASAAVTEANGVGSGIGLVGPLAVGACVAAGWGWRPAVAVTAVLAVGTAVLVRRLPGDGALGRGLRAADPGTHVPAAVPAVRASRWFLVTIVAAIAVENATTYWATDLVRERTGAGAGIATATTAGLVAGMTLIRFVVGPLSLRVSPARLLAAAFGVAVAGWAVLWTATSAPVALAGLFLAGLGYGAHYPLGISLLLGASGGRTDAAQARATVAGGLAIGIAPFVLGALADVVGSHTAFVVVPVVAVAGGVAALAGARAWQRERPAVPVPA; encoded by the coding sequence GTGACGACGCGCACCGTGGCGGACCCGCCGCGGCTCCACCGGGACCGGTTCACCCTCACGCTGTACGGCGGTTTCGTCATGTGGGGGTGGCTGCTGTACTCGTTCAACCCGAGCGTGCCCCTGCTGGCGCGCGAGCTCGGCGTGTCCAACGCCCAGGCCGGGCTGCACGGCACGGCGATGGCCGTCGGGGCGATCCTGGCGGCGGCCGTGACGCCCCGGGTCGTGCGGCGGCTGGGACGCCGGGCGGCGGTCGTGGGCGCCGGGGCCGTGCTGGCCGTCGGCACCGCGCTGCTGACCACCGGGACGGCCCTGGGCGTCACGCTCGGCGGGGTGGTGGTCATCGCGCTCGGCGGCAACGTCATGATCAGCGCCGCCCAGGCCGCGCTGGCCGACCACCACGGGCCCGCGGCGTCCGCGGCCGTGACCGAGGCGAACGGCGTCGGGTCGGGCATCGGCCTGGTCGGGCCGCTCGCGGTCGGCGCGTGCGTCGCGGCGGGCTGGGGCTGGCGGCCGGCCGTCGCGGTCACCGCGGTGCTCGCCGTGGGCACCGCGGTGCTGGTCCGCCGGCTGCCGGGGGACGGGGCGCTCGGCCGCGGCCTGCGTGCCGCCGACCCCGGGACGCACGTCCCCGCGGCGGTGCCCGCGGTGCGCGCCTCCCGGTGGTTCCTCGTGACCATCGTGGCCGCCATCGCGGTCGAGAACGCCACGACGTACTGGGCGACCGACCTGGTCCGGGAGCGCACCGGTGCCGGCGCGGGGATCGCGACCGCGACGACCGCCGGGCTGGTCGCGGGGATGACGCTCATCCGGTTCGTCGTCGGCCCGCTGTCGCTGCGGGTGTCCCCGGCGCGGCTGCTGGCCGCCGCGTTCGGCGTGGCGGTCGCGGGCTGGGCGGTGCTCTGGACGGCGACGTCCGCGCCGGTCGCGCTCGCGGGGCTGTTCCTCGCCGGGCTCGGGTACGGGGCGCACTACCCGCTCGGCATCTCCCTGCTGCTCGGGGCCTCCGGCGGGCGGACCGACGCGGCCCAGGCCCGGGCGACCGTCGCGGGCGGGCTGGCGATCGGCATCGCGCCGTTCGTGCTCGGGGCGCTCGCGGACGTGGTCGGGTCGCACACCGCGTTCGTCGTGGTGCCGGTGGTCGCCGTCGCCGGGGGTGTCGCGGCGCTCGCCGGGGCGCGGGCGTGGCAGCGGGAGCGGCCGGCGGTGCCGGTCCCGGCCTGA
- a CDS encoding TrmH family RNA methyltransferase: protein MPALDLVHLTDPADERLADYVALTDVALRSRHEPAKGLYIAESSTVLGRALAAGHRPRSVLVSPRWLPDLEAMLTSRDPGDPPVRVYVAEPAVLEAITGFHVHRGALAAMHRPPLPPVAEVLAGARRVAVLEDVVDHTNVGAYLPISQQPPSRVVVFEDLVDHTNLGAGIRACAALNADAFLVTPRCADPLYRRSVRVSMGTVFQVPWTRIDSWPQGGMDELKAAGYTVAALALSASAVSLDDFEQDLPDRLALVVGTEGHGLKPETLEHADVTVKIPMGGGVDSLNVASALAVALWGTRIRTR, encoded by the coding sequence GTGCCCGCCCTCGACCTCGTCCACCTGACCGACCCGGCCGACGAGCGGCTCGCCGACTACGTCGCCCTGACCGACGTCGCGCTGCGCTCGCGGCACGAGCCGGCCAAGGGCCTGTACATCGCGGAGAGCTCGACGGTGCTCGGCCGGGCGCTCGCCGCGGGCCACCGGCCCCGGTCCGTGCTCGTGTCCCCGCGCTGGCTGCCGGACCTGGAGGCGATGCTGACCTCCCGCGACCCCGGCGACCCGCCCGTGCGGGTGTACGTCGCGGAGCCGGCGGTGCTGGAGGCGATCACCGGCTTCCACGTGCACCGCGGCGCGCTGGCCGCCATGCACCGCCCGCCGCTGCCGCCGGTCGCCGAGGTGCTGGCCGGCGCCCGCCGGGTGGCCGTGCTGGAGGACGTGGTCGACCACACGAACGTCGGCGCTTATCTCCCGATAAGTCAGCAACCTCCGAGCCGGGTCGTCGTCTTCGAGGACCTCGTCGACCATACCAACCTAGGTGCCGGGATCCGCGCCTGTGCAGCGCTGAACGCGGACGCCTTCCTCGTGACCCCCAGGTGCGCCGACCCGCTCTACAGGCGGTCGGTCAGGGTCTCCATGGGGACCGTGTTCCAGGTGCCCTGGACGCGCATTGACTCCTGGCCCCAGGGCGGCATGGACGAGCTCAAGGCCGCCGGGTACACGGTCGCGGCCCTCGCCTTGTCGGCGAGCGCCGTGAGTCTCGACGACTTCGAGCAGGACCTCCCCGACCGCCTGGCCCTCGTCGTAGGCACCGAAGGGCACGGGCTGAAGCCCGAGACGCTCGAGCATGCCGACGTCACCGTCAAGATCCCCATGGGCGGAGGAGTGGACTCCCTCAACGTCGCATCCGCACTCGCCGTCGCGCTCTGGGGGACACGCATCCGCACCCGCTGA
- a CDS encoding AfsR/SARP family transcriptional regulator yields MRYGVLGPVELVTAEGAEPVRGSRQRALLAVLLAHRGALVPRERLIAALWPEGPPPSAEHTLHSHASRVRALVGPDLRAVPGGYRLDPQDLDADRFDRAVREAARAAQEAATVLTDALALWRGPAFGSEADLPEVQAEAERLDAARRTAHEALARALLAAEPGRAAEAAERALDGDPYREGAWALLVRARTAEGRPGEAVLAYLRAAAALDEIGLLPSQDLQSAHAAALAAGRPRRPAAAGAPARERVRRGPPAAAGADGQVVLDGPPFPRVRTSFVGREDAVAAVLGLLPSTALVALVGPGGVGKTRLALEAAARDGRPARFVELGAVRDPAAVPTAVAGALSSDPEDAPAQALARAARKDLLLVLDNCEHLSAAVAECVDLLLAAPGPLRVVATSRTPLHVAGEHVVPVEPLAAGAGARLFRDRARAASGHEPPAGAADAVARVVDRLDGLPLAVEMAAARTATLSVADLADVLEARLDALVWPRRDAPPRHRSLAALVAWSRELLGDSARRALDGWPVFATACPPELAARVLDVPPTTAEDLAAASLLVRDDLDGRTRYRMLQTVRAVVGPPAEPVRARHAAVLLDVARDADRALRGAAEPDARVRLSALLPDLRLAHAWSATHDPDLAVRLTRTLHLHAVDGLRTDVLAWPVPGREDAPAVLAALAARALLQGHRAAAGRRAEAALGAASDPADRLHALEVLADLALFEGRTDEAVAHGARIAAEAQHAGDPHYRVIGLTYPALVAAYRDRPTTARTALATLSHAVQSAPSDRGWLAFTTGEVLARTDPDGALAALGEARDLADRVGNRYLSGVARAATVAAVARRPDPAGALEELLDLARTWAPTGDRTHLLTALRNAVPLLVRLDRPAEAARLLGTVTARQLPAPYGVEADALADARAALADRLGAARLAACTVEGRSTDLASAVARLAAASHEQAVEPEEVVLDRKHLHP; encoded by the coding sequence ATGCGGTACGGGGTCCTGGGTCCCGTGGAGCTCGTGACCGCGGAGGGGGCGGAACCCGTTCGCGGCAGCCGTCAGCGCGCCCTGCTGGCCGTGCTGCTGGCGCACCGGGGCGCGCTCGTCCCGCGGGAGCGGCTCATCGCGGCGCTGTGGCCGGAGGGCCCGCCGCCGAGCGCCGAGCACACCCTGCACTCGCACGCGTCCCGGGTGCGGGCCCTGGTCGGGCCGGACCTGCGGGCCGTGCCCGGCGGGTACCGCCTCGACCCGCAGGACCTGGACGCCGACCGGTTCGACCGCGCGGTGCGCGAGGCGGCGCGGGCAGCGCAGGAGGCCGCGACCGTGCTCACCGACGCCCTCGCGCTGTGGCGCGGGCCGGCGTTCGGCTCGGAGGCCGACCTGCCGGAGGTGCAGGCGGAGGCCGAGCGCCTGGACGCCGCGCGCCGCACCGCGCACGAGGCGCTCGCCCGGGCGCTGCTCGCGGCGGAGCCCGGCCGGGCGGCGGAGGCCGCGGAGCGCGCCCTGGACGGCGACCCGTACCGGGAGGGCGCGTGGGCGCTGCTCGTGCGGGCGCGCACCGCGGAGGGCAGGCCGGGCGAGGCGGTGCTGGCGTACCTGCGGGCCGCGGCGGCGCTCGACGAGATCGGGCTGCTCCCGTCGCAGGACCTGCAGTCCGCGCACGCCGCGGCGCTCGCGGCGGGCCGGCCCCGGCGCCCGGCGGCGGCGGGGGCACCGGCCCGGGAGCGCGTGCGGCGCGGGCCCCCGGCGGCAGCCGGCGCGGACGGGCAGGTGGTGCTGGACGGCCCGCCGTTCCCGCGGGTGCGCACCTCGTTCGTCGGCCGGGAGGACGCGGTCGCCGCCGTGCTCGGGCTGCTGCCGTCGACGGCGCTGGTCGCCCTCGTCGGTCCCGGCGGAGTCGGCAAGACCCGGCTCGCGCTGGAGGCGGCGGCCCGGGACGGGAGGCCCGCGCGGTTCGTCGAGCTCGGCGCCGTCCGGGACCCCGCGGCGGTGCCGACCGCCGTCGCCGGTGCCCTGTCCTCCGACCCCGAGGACGCCCCGGCGCAGGCGCTCGCGCGGGCGGCCCGCAAGGACCTGCTGCTCGTGCTGGACAACTGCGAGCACCTGTCCGCGGCGGTGGCCGAGTGCGTCGACCTGCTGCTCGCCGCGCCGGGCCCGCTGCGGGTGGTCGCCACCAGCCGCACTCCCCTGCACGTCGCCGGCGAGCACGTGGTCCCCGTGGAGCCGCTCGCCGCCGGCGCCGGGGCGCGGCTGTTCCGGGACCGCGCCCGCGCGGCGTCCGGCCACGAGCCGCCCGCCGGCGCCGCGGACGCGGTGGCCCGGGTGGTCGACCGGCTCGACGGACTGCCGCTCGCCGTGGAGATGGCCGCCGCGCGCACCGCGACGCTCAGCGTCGCCGACCTCGCCGACGTGCTCGAGGCCCGGCTGGACGCGCTGGTCTGGCCGCGCCGCGACGCCCCGCCCCGGCACCGCTCGCTCGCCGCGCTCGTCGCCTGGTCCCGGGAGCTCCTCGGCGACTCCGCGCGACGCGCCCTCGACGGCTGGCCGGTGTTCGCGACCGCCTGCCCGCCGGAGCTCGCGGCCCGGGTGCTCGACGTGCCCCCGACGACCGCCGAGGACCTCGCCGCCGCGTCCCTCCTGGTCCGGGACGACCTGGACGGGCGGACCCGGTACCGGATGCTGCAGACGGTGCGCGCCGTCGTCGGCCCCCCGGCGGAGCCCGTCCGCGCGCGGCACGCCGCCGTGCTGCTCGACGTCGCCCGCGACGCCGACCGGGCCCTGCGCGGGGCAGCCGAGCCCGACGCCCGGGTCCGCCTGTCCGCCCTCCTGCCGGACCTGCGCCTCGCGCACGCCTGGTCCGCCACGCACGACCCGGACCTCGCCGTCCGGCTGACGCGCACCCTGCACCTGCACGCCGTCGACGGGCTGCGCACCGACGTCCTCGCCTGGCCCGTGCCCGGCCGCGAGGACGCCCCCGCCGTGCTGGCCGCGCTCGCCGCCCGCGCGCTGCTGCAGGGCCACCGCGCCGCCGCGGGCCGCCGCGCGGAGGCCGCGCTCGGGGCGGCGAGCGACCCCGCCGACCGGCTGCACGCCCTGGAGGTGCTCGCCGACCTCGCGCTCTTCGAGGGCCGCACCGACGAGGCCGTCGCGCACGGCGCCCGGATCGCCGCGGAGGCGCAGCACGCCGGGGACCCGCACTACCGCGTCATCGGCCTGACCTACCCCGCGCTCGTCGCCGCGTACCGGGACCGCCCGACCACCGCCCGCACCGCCCTGGCCACGCTCTCGCACGCGGTGCAGTCCGCCCCCAGCGACCGCGGCTGGCTGGCGTTCACCACCGGTGAGGTGCTGGCCCGCACCGACCCGGACGGCGCGCTCGCGGCGCTCGGCGAGGCCCGGGACCTCGCCGACCGCGTCGGGAACCGCTACCTGTCCGGCGTGGCCCGCGCCGCGACCGTCGCCGCCGTCGCCCGCCGCCCGGACCCGGCCGGCGCCCTGGAGGAGCTGCTCGACCTCGCCCGGACGTGGGCGCCGACCGGCGACCGCACCCACCTGCTCACGGCGCTCCGCAACGCCGTCCCCCTCCTGGTCCGGCTGGACCGGCCCGCCGAGGCCGCCCGGCTGCTCGGCACGGTCACCGCCCGGCAGCTCCCCGCGCCCTACGGCGTCGAGGCGGACGCGCTCGCGGACGCCCGCGCCGCGCTCGCGGACCGCCTCGGCGCGGCCCGGCTCGCCGCGTGCACCGTCGAGGGCCGGTCCACCGACCTCGCGTCGGCCGTCGCGCGGCTCGCGGCCGCGTCACACGAGCAGGCGGTAGAACCGGAAGAGGTCGTGCTCGACCGGAAGCACCTGCACCCCTGA
- a CDS encoding class I SAM-dependent methyltransferase, with product MSSTSPTDLFEPVGASTAEVAARVLAASLGAQELAAVHAGERLGWYRALAQHGPCTPDELAGRTGTHPRYVREWLEHQASCGYVAAEDGAFRLTAGAAEVLSDADSADYLAPLGRMHAASQRVVDDLHAAYRSGGGVSWDRLGADAREAQAALNRPFFLHGLADLVAGALPGLDARLRSGARLADIGCGEGWSSVGLALAYGDLEVVGIDLDAPSVAAARRHAAVLGVEDRVRFVASDAAAVRDTGFDVVTAFECVHDMADPVAVLAAARSLVAPDGWVVVADERVAEEFTAPAGPMDRWFYGFSLTVCLPDGLSHEPSVGTGTVMRPATLDRYARAAGFSGVQVLPVEHDLFRFYRLLV from the coding sequence ATGTCCAGCACCAGCCCGACCGACCTGTTCGAGCCCGTCGGCGCGAGCACCGCGGAGGTCGCCGCGCGCGTCCTCGCCGCCAGCCTGGGGGCGCAGGAGCTCGCCGCCGTGCACGCCGGGGAGCGGCTCGGCTGGTACCGGGCGCTCGCGCAGCACGGACCCTGCACCCCCGACGAGCTCGCCGGCCGCACCGGCACCCACCCGCGGTACGTCCGGGAGTGGCTGGAGCACCAGGCGTCCTGCGGCTACGTCGCCGCCGAGGACGGGGCGTTCCGGCTCACCGCGGGCGCGGCGGAGGTGCTGTCCGACGCCGACTCCGCCGACTACCTGGCCCCGCTCGGCCGGATGCACGCCGCGAGCCAGCGGGTCGTCGACGACCTGCACGCGGCGTACCGGTCCGGCGGCGGCGTGTCCTGGGACCGGCTGGGCGCGGACGCCCGGGAGGCGCAGGCCGCGCTGAACCGGCCGTTCTTCCTGCACGGGCTGGCGGACCTGGTCGCGGGCGCGCTGCCCGGGCTCGACGCGCGGCTGCGGTCCGGGGCGCGGCTCGCGGACATCGGCTGCGGGGAGGGCTGGTCGTCGGTCGGGCTGGCGCTGGCGTACGGGGACCTCGAGGTCGTCGGGATCGACCTGGACGCCCCGTCGGTCGCTGCGGCCCGGCGGCACGCGGCGGTGCTCGGGGTGGAGGACCGGGTGCGGTTCGTCGCGTCGGACGCCGCCGCGGTGCGGGACACGGGGTTCGACGTGGTCACGGCGTTCGAGTGCGTGCACGACATGGCGGACCCGGTCGCGGTGCTCGCGGCAGCTCGGTCGCTGGTGGCGCCGGACGGCTGGGTCGTGGTCGCCGACGAGCGGGTCGCGGAGGAGTTCACCGCCCCGGCCGGGCCGATGGACCGGTGGTTCTACGGCTTCTCGCTGACGGTGTGCCTGCCGGACGGCCTGTCGCACGAGCCCAGCGTGGGCACCGGCACGGTGATGCGGCCCGCGACCCTGGACCGGTACGCCCGCGCGGCCGGGTTCTCAGGGGTGCAGGTGCTTCCGGTCGAGCACGACCTCTTCCGGTTCTACCGCCTGCTCGTGTGA